One genomic region from Streptomyces sp. Li-HN-5-11 encodes:
- a CDS encoding carboxyl transferase domain-containing protein, protein MHEAPELTSAADPASEAWRANEQAHRALVAELRGKLAAARLGGGEKARGRHTARGKLLPRDRVDTLLDPGSPFLELAPLAADGMYDGQAPAAGVIAGIGRVSGRDCVIVANDATVKGGTYYPMTVKKHLRAQEVALENRLPCLYLVDSGGAFLPLQDEVFPDREHFGRIFYNQARMSGAGIPQIAAVLGSCTAGGAYVPAMSDEAVIVRNQGTIFLGGPPLVKAATGEVVTAEELGGGEVHSRVSGVTDHLAEDDAHALRIVRNIVATLPARGPLPWEVTAAVEPKADPYGLYGAVPVDPRTPYDVREIIARVADGSRFAEFKAEFGQTLVTGFARILGHPVGIVANNGILFSESAQKGAHFIELCDQRGIPLVFLQNISGFMVGRDYEAGGIAKHGAKMVTAVACTRVPKLTVVVGGSYGAGNYSMCGRAYSPRFLWMWPNAKISVMGGEQAASVLATVKRDQLQARGEEWPLEDEDAFKAPIRAQYERQGNAYYATARLWDDGVIDPLETRQVLGLALTACANAPLGEPQFGVFRM, encoded by the coding sequence ATGCACGAGGCACCGGAGCTGACGAGCGCGGCCGATCCCGCGTCGGAGGCCTGGCGAGCCAACGAACAGGCACACCGCGCGCTCGTCGCCGAGCTGCGCGGCAAGCTCGCCGCCGCACGGCTCGGCGGCGGGGAGAAGGCGCGCGGCCGGCACACCGCGCGCGGCAAGCTGCTGCCCCGCGACCGCGTCGACACCCTGCTCGATCCGGGTTCGCCCTTCCTGGAGCTGGCGCCGCTGGCCGCCGACGGGATGTACGACGGGCAGGCCCCGGCCGCCGGGGTCATCGCCGGGATCGGGCGGGTGAGCGGGCGCGACTGCGTGATCGTCGCCAACGACGCCACCGTCAAGGGCGGGACGTACTACCCGATGACGGTGAAGAAGCACCTGCGCGCGCAGGAGGTGGCCCTGGAGAACCGCCTCCCGTGCCTGTACCTCGTCGACTCCGGCGGCGCCTTCCTGCCCCTGCAGGACGAGGTCTTCCCGGACCGCGAGCACTTCGGGCGGATCTTCTACAACCAGGCCCGGATGTCCGGCGCGGGCATCCCGCAGATCGCCGCCGTCCTCGGCTCCTGCACGGCCGGCGGGGCGTACGTCCCGGCGATGAGCGACGAGGCGGTGATCGTCCGCAACCAGGGCACGATCTTCCTGGGCGGTCCCCCGCTGGTGAAGGCCGCCACCGGTGAGGTCGTCACCGCCGAGGAGCTCGGCGGCGGCGAGGTGCACTCCCGTGTCTCGGGCGTCACCGACCACCTCGCGGAGGACGACGCCCACGCCCTGCGCATCGTGCGGAACATCGTCGCCACCCTCCCCGCGCGCGGGCCGCTGCCCTGGGAGGTCACCGCGGCGGTCGAGCCGAAGGCCGACCCCTACGGGCTCTACGGCGCCGTCCCGGTCGACCCCCGCACCCCGTACGACGTCCGCGAGATCATCGCGCGGGTGGCCGACGGCTCCCGTTTCGCCGAGTTCAAGGCCGAGTTCGGGCAGACTCTGGTCACCGGCTTCGCCCGAATCCTCGGCCACCCGGTCGGGATCGTCGCCAACAACGGCATCCTGTTCTCCGAGTCCGCCCAGAAGGGCGCCCACTTCATCGAGCTGTGCGACCAGCGCGGCATCCCGCTGGTGTTCCTGCAGAACATCTCCGGCTTCATGGTGGGCAGGGACTACGAGGCCGGCGGCATCGCCAAGCACGGCGCCAAGATGGTGACGGCGGTGGCGTGCACGCGCGTGCCGAAGCTGACCGTGGTCGTCGGCGGGTCGTACGGCGCGGGCAACTACTCCATGTGCGGCCGGGCCTACTCCCCCCGCTTCCTGTGGATGTGGCCGAACGCCAAGATCTCGGTCATGGGCGGCGAGCAGGCCGCCTCCGTGCTCGCCACCGTCAAGCGGGACCAGCTTCAGGCCCGCGGCGAGGAGTGGCCGCTGGAGGACGAGGACGCCTTCAAGGCACCCATCCGCGCCCAGTACGAGCGCCAGGGCAACGCCTACTACGCCACCGCCCGCCTCTGGGACGACGGCGTGATCGACCCGCTGGAGACCCGCCAGGTGCTGGGCCTGGCCCTGACCGCCTGCGCCAATGCCCCGCTGGGTGAGCCCCAGTTCGGCGTCTTCCGGATGTGA
- a CDS encoding acetyl/propionyl/methylcrotonyl-CoA carboxylase subunit alpha translates to MFETVLVANRGEIAVRVVRTLRALGVRSVAVFSDADADARHVREADTAVRIGPAPAAESYLSVGRILQAAARTGAQAVHPGYGFLAENAGFARACEAAGLVFIGPPADAIALMGDKIRAKETVKAAGVPVVPGSSGSGLTDGELAEAAREIGMPVLLKPSAGGGGKGMRLVRDAGLLADEIAAARREARASFGDDTLLVERWVDRPRHIEIQVLADGHGNVVHLGERECSLQRRHQKIIEEAPSVLLDDRTRAAMGEAAVQAARSCGYRGAGTVEFIVPGGDPESYYFMEMNTRLQVEHPVTELVTGLDLVEWQLRVAAGERLPYAQEDISLTGHAVEARLCAEDPARGFLPSGGTVLRLREPQGDGMRTDSGLSEGTEVGSLYDPMLSKVIAYGPDRPSALRRLRAALAETVTLGVQTNAGFLRRLLAHPAVVAGELDTGLVEREVTGLVPEGVPAEVYAAAALLRHSALGPAGGSGWANPFAAADGWRLGGERAWTPHHLQVPGHEPVTVRVRETPDGGTELLLPGADQPLPGSVGVHPGPGAEHRFTLLLDGVCHTFATAADGTWLGRDGDAWHVRDHDPVAASLVRAAHSGADSLTAPMPGTVTVVKVAVGDEVAAGQSLLVVEAMKMEHVVSAPHAGTVTELDVTPGTTVAMDQVLAVIAPVEEETA, encoded by the coding sequence ATGTTCGAGACAGTCCTTGTGGCCAACCGCGGCGAGATCGCCGTCCGCGTGGTGCGCACGCTGCGCGCGCTCGGCGTGCGGTCGGTGGCCGTCTTCTCCGACGCCGACGCCGACGCCCGGCACGTCCGGGAGGCCGACACGGCGGTGCGGATCGGCCCGGCGCCCGCGGCGGAGAGCTACCTGTCCGTCGGCCGGATCCTCCAGGCCGCGGCCCGCACCGGCGCCCAGGCCGTCCACCCCGGGTACGGCTTCCTCGCGGAGAACGCCGGCTTCGCGCGCGCCTGCGAGGCGGCCGGGCTGGTGTTCATCGGCCCTCCGGCGGACGCGATCGCCCTCATGGGCGACAAGATCCGCGCCAAGGAGACCGTGAAGGCGGCCGGGGTGCCGGTCGTGCCCGGCTCCAGCGGCTCCGGTCTCACCGACGGCGAGCTCGCCGAGGCCGCCCGCGAGATCGGCATGCCGGTGCTGCTGAAGCCCTCCGCCGGGGGCGGCGGCAAGGGCATGCGGCTGGTGCGCGACGCCGGCCTGCTGGCCGACGAGATCGCCGCCGCCCGGCGCGAGGCCCGCGCCTCCTTCGGCGACGACACCCTCCTCGTCGAGCGGTGGGTCGACCGGCCCCGGCACATCGAGATCCAGGTCCTGGCCGACGGCCACGGCAACGTCGTGCACCTCGGCGAGCGCGAGTGCTCCCTCCAGCGCCGCCACCAGAAGATCATCGAGGAGGCGCCCAGTGTGCTCCTCGACGACAGGACCCGGGCCGCGATGGGCGAGGCGGCGGTCCAGGCGGCCCGCTCCTGCGGCTACCGGGGCGCGGGCACGGTGGAGTTCATCGTCCCGGGCGGCGACCCGGAGTCGTACTACTTCATGGAGATGAACACCCGGCTGCAGGTGGAGCACCCGGTCACCGAGCTGGTCACGGGTCTGGACCTGGTGGAGTGGCAGCTGCGGGTGGCGGCCGGCGAGCGCCTGCCGTACGCGCAGGAGGACATCTCGCTCACCGGCCACGCGGTCGAGGCCCGCCTGTGCGCGGAGGACCCGGCGCGCGGATTCCTCCCCTCCGGCGGCACGGTGCTGCGGCTGCGCGAGCCGCAGGGCGACGGCATGCGCACCGACTCCGGGCTCAGCGAGGGCACCGAGGTCGGCAGCCTGTACGACCCGATGCTGTCCAAGGTGATCGCGTACGGCCCGGACCGGCCGAGCGCGCTCCGCAGGCTCCGGGCGGCGCTCGCGGAGACCGTCACGCTGGGCGTGCAGACCAACGCGGGCTTCCTGCGGCGGCTGCTGGCCCACCCGGCCGTCGTGGCGGGCGAGCTGGACACGGGGCTGGTGGAGCGCGAGGTGACGGGACTGGTCCCGGAGGGCGTGCCGGCGGAGGTCTACGCGGCGGCGGCGCTGCTGCGGCACAGTGCCCTCGGGCCCGCCGGCGGCTCCGGCTGGGCGAACCCGTTCGCCGCCGCCGACGGCTGGCGCCTGGGCGGGGAGCGGGCCTGGACGCCGCACCACCTTCAGGTGCCGGGGCACGAGCCGGTGACGGTGCGCGTGCGCGAGACGCCGGACGGCGGGACGGAGCTGCTGCTGCCCGGTGCGGACCAGCCGCTCCCGGGGTCCGTGGGCGTGCACCCCGGGCCCGGCGCCGAGCACCGGTTCACCCTCCTGCTGGACGGCGTCTGCCACACCTTCGCCACCGCGGCGGACGGCACCTGGCTCGGCCGCGACGGCGACGCCTGGCACGTGCGCGACCACGACCCGGTGGCCGCGTCCCTCGTCCGCGCCGCCCATTCCGGCGCCGACTCGCTCACCGCCCCCATGCCCGGCACGGTCACGGTGGTGAAGGTCGCCGTCGGCGACGAGGTGGCCGCGGGCCAGAGCCTGCTGGTGGTGGAGGCGATGAAGATGGAGCACGTCGTCTCCGCCCCGCACGCCGGCACCGTCACGGAACTGGACGTCACGCCGGGCACCACGGTCGCCATGGACCAGGTACTGGCCGTGATCGCACCCGTGGAGGAGGAGACGGCATGA
- a CDS encoding hydroxymethylglutaryl-CoA lyase codes for MVVPAQGLPARVRIHEVGPRDGLQNEKATVPTEVKAEFVRRLADAGLRTVEATSFVHPKWVPQLADAEQLFPLVRDLPVALPVLVPNERGLERALSLDARRVAVFASATESFAKANLNRTVDEALAMFEPVVRRAKDAGVHVRGYLSMCFGDPWEGSVPVHQVVRVCRALLDMGCDELSLGDTIGVATPGHVQELLASLNEQRVPTSALGVHFHDTYGQALANTLAALQHGVTTVDASAGGLGGCPYARSATGNLATEDLVWMLQGLGIDTGVDLGRLTATSVWMAEQLGRPSPSRTLRALSHKDQ; via the coding sequence ATGGTCGTCCCGGCCCAGGGACTGCCCGCGCGGGTCAGGATCCACGAGGTCGGCCCGCGCGACGGCCTGCAGAACGAGAAGGCGACCGTGCCGACCGAGGTCAAGGCGGAGTTCGTCCGCCGCCTCGCGGACGCGGGCCTGAGGACCGTGGAGGCCACGAGCTTCGTGCACCCCAAGTGGGTGCCCCAACTGGCCGACGCCGAGCAGTTGTTCCCCCTGGTCCGTGACCTGCCGGTGGCCCTGCCCGTCCTCGTCCCCAACGAACGCGGCCTGGAGCGGGCCCTGTCGCTGGACGCGAGGCGGGTGGCCGTCTTCGCCAGCGCCACCGAGTCCTTCGCGAAGGCCAACCTCAACCGCACGGTCGACGAGGCGCTGGCCATGTTCGAGCCGGTGGTCCGCCGGGCGAAGGACGCGGGCGTGCACGTGCGCGGCTATCTCTCCATGTGCTTCGGCGACCCGTGGGAGGGTTCCGTCCCCGTCCACCAGGTCGTCCGGGTCTGCCGGGCCCTGCTGGACATGGGCTGCGACGAGCTGAGCCTCGGGGACACGATCGGCGTCGCCACCCCCGGCCACGTCCAGGAGCTGCTGGCCTCGCTCAACGAGCAGCGAGTGCCGACCTCCGCGCTCGGCGTGCACTTCCACGACACCTACGGCCAGGCCCTCGCCAACACCCTGGCCGCGCTCCAGCACGGCGTCACCACCGTCGACGCCTCCGCGGGCGGCCTCGGCGGCTGCCCCTACGCCAGGTCCGCCACCGGCAACCTCGCCACCGAAGACCTCGTGTGGATGCTGCAGGGCCTCGGCATCGACACCGGGGTCGACCTCGGCCGCCTGACCGCCACCAGCGTGTGGATGGCCGAACAGCTGGGCCGACCCAGCCCTTCGCGCACCCTGCGCGCCCTCTCCCACAAGGACCAGTGA
- a CDS encoding acyl-CoA dehydrogenase family protein has protein sequence MNHRLSPELEELRRTVEEFAHEVVAPKIGDFYERHEFPYEIVREMGRMGLFGLPFPEEYGGMGGDYLALGVALEELARVDSSVAITLEAGVSLGAMPIHLFGTEEQKRAWLPRLCSGEVLGAFGLTEPDGGSDAGATRTTARLDADTGEWVINGTKCFITNSGTDITGLVTVTAVTDRGPHGKPVISAIIVPSGTPGFTVAPAYSKVGWNASDTRELSFSDVRVPAANLLGEEGRGYAQFLRILDEGRIAIAALATGLAQGCVDESVKYAKERQAFGRPIGANQAIQFKIADMEMKAHTARLAWRDAAYRLVAGEPFKKEAALAKLYSSTVAVDNARDATQIHGGYGFMNEYPVARMWRDSKILEIGEGTSEVQRMLIARELGLTS, from the coding sequence ATGAACCACCGCCTGTCCCCAGAGCTCGAGGAACTCCGTCGCACCGTCGAGGAGTTCGCGCACGAGGTCGTGGCACCCAAGATCGGCGACTTCTACGAGCGGCACGAGTTCCCGTACGAGATCGTGCGGGAGATGGGCCGTATGGGCCTGTTCGGCCTGCCGTTCCCGGAGGAGTACGGCGGCATGGGCGGCGACTACCTGGCCCTGGGCGTCGCGCTGGAGGAACTGGCCCGCGTGGACTCCTCCGTGGCCATCACGCTCGAGGCCGGGGTCTCGCTCGGCGCCATGCCGATCCATCTGTTCGGCACCGAGGAGCAGAAGCGGGCGTGGCTGCCCCGGCTGTGTTCCGGGGAGGTCCTGGGCGCCTTCGGCCTGACGGAACCGGACGGCGGCTCGGACGCCGGCGCCACCCGCACCACGGCCCGCCTGGACGCGGACACCGGCGAGTGGGTGATCAACGGCACCAAGTGCTTCATCACCAACTCGGGCACGGACATCACCGGGCTGGTGACGGTCACGGCGGTGACGGACCGGGGGCCCCACGGCAAGCCGGTGATCTCGGCGATCATCGTCCCGTCCGGCACGCCCGGCTTCACGGTGGCGCCCGCCTACTCGAAGGTCGGCTGGAACGCCTCCGACACCCGTGAGCTGTCCTTCTCCGACGTCCGTGTGCCGGCGGCGAACCTGCTGGGCGAGGAGGGCCGCGGCTACGCGCAGTTCCTGCGGATCCTCGACGAGGGCCGCATCGCCATCGCGGCGCTCGCGACCGGGCTCGCGCAGGGCTGCGTGGACGAGTCGGTGAAGTACGCCAAGGAGCGCCAGGCCTTCGGCAGGCCCATCGGCGCCAACCAGGCCATCCAGTTCAAGATCGCGGACATGGAGATGAAGGCCCACACGGCCCGCCTCGCCTGGCGCGACGCGGCCTACCGGCTGGTGGCCGGCGAGCCCTTCAAGAAGGAGGCGGCCCTGGCGAAGCTGTACTCGTCGACCGTCGCCGTCGACAACGCCCGCGACGCCACCCAGATCCACGGCGGCTACGGCTTCATGAACGAGTACCCGGTCGCCCGGATGTGGCGCGACTCCAAGATCCTCGAGATCGGCGAGGGCACGAGCGAGGTGCAGCGGATGCTCATCGCCCGGGAGTTGGGGCTGACGAGCTGA
- a CDS encoding ABC transporter substrate-binding protein, with protein sequence MPNARATHLTRRGMLAAGGALGLGAALAACGSESARSGDSGDGAAAGKSGPWSFRDDRGQTVKAGEVPSNIVAFVGVAAALYDYGVQAKGVFGPTKTKDGKADVQAGDLDVGKVTVLGNEWGQFNIEKYAALAPDVLISTMFDSAGTLWYVPEESKKKILAVGAPTVGISVYDRQLTEPLQRVLALAKSLGADTASAKVTQAKKRFEDAAARLRAAAKAKPGIRVLAGSASQDLFYVSGTDLSVDLEYFKALGVNFVEPPESAKKQSGGWYESLSWENVDKYPADIIMMDNRSSAMQPAVITEGTWKKLPAVKAGQVIARNPEPILSYDKCAPLLEDLAAAIEKARKVA encoded by the coding sequence ATGCCCAACGCCCGTGCCACCCACCTCACCCGCCGCGGCATGCTCGCCGCGGGCGGCGCCCTCGGCCTCGGTGCCGCGCTCGCGGCCTGCGGGAGCGAGAGCGCGAGAAGCGGTGACTCGGGCGACGGCGCGGCGGCCGGGAAGTCCGGCCCCTGGTCCTTCAGGGACGACCGCGGACAGACCGTCAAGGCCGGCGAGGTGCCGTCGAACATCGTCGCGTTCGTGGGCGTGGCCGCCGCGCTGTACGACTACGGCGTCCAGGCCAAGGGAGTCTTCGGCCCGACGAAGACCAAGGACGGCAAGGCCGACGTGCAGGCCGGCGACCTCGACGTCGGCAAGGTGACGGTCCTCGGCAACGAGTGGGGCCAGTTCAACATCGAGAAGTACGCGGCCCTCGCCCCCGACGTCCTCATCTCCACGATGTTCGACAGCGCGGGCACCCTCTGGTACGTCCCCGAGGAGTCGAAGAAGAAGATCCTCGCCGTCGGCGCCCCCACCGTCGGCATCTCCGTCTACGACCGTCAGCTGACCGAGCCGCTGCAGCGCGTGCTCGCGCTCGCGAAGTCGCTCGGCGCGGACACCGCCTCGGCCAAGGTCACCCAGGCCAAGAAGCGCTTCGAGGACGCCGCCGCCCGGCTGCGCGCCGCCGCCAAGGCCAAGCCCGGCATCAGGGTACTGGCCGGCTCGGCCAGCCAGGACCTGTTCTACGTCTCCGGCACCGACCTCTCCGTCGACCTGGAGTACTTCAAGGCGCTCGGCGTGAACTTCGTCGAGCCGCCCGAGAGCGCCAAGAAGCAGAGCGGCGGCTGGTACGAGTCCCTGAGCTGGGAGAACGTCGACAAGTACCCGGCGGACATCATCATGATGGACAACCGCTCCTCGGCCATGCAGCCCGCCGTGATCACCGAGGGCACCTGGAAGAAGCTGCCCGCCGTCAAGGCCGGCCAGGTCATCGCCCGCAACCCCGAGCCGATCCTGTCCTACGACAAGTGCGCCCCGCTGCTCGAGGACCTGGCGGCGGCCATCGAGAAGGCCAGGAAGGTCGCCTGA